A single window of Microbispora hainanensis DNA harbors:
- a CDS encoding Ig-like domain-containing protein yields MLPRRPGTVAATCNDGSKDSRVAVTWDATDPERYAAPGTFTVTGHVTGCSPTPAHP; encoded by the coding sequence GTGCTGCCAAGGCGACCCGGCACCGTCGCCGCCACCTGCAACGACGGCTCGAAGGACAGCCGGGTGGCGGTGACCTGGGACGCGACCGATCCCGAGCGGTACGCCGCCCCGGGCACGTTCACCGTCACCGGGCACGTGACCGGGTGCTCTCCCACTCCAGCGCACCCTTGA